One genomic segment of Gossypium arboreum isolate Shixiya-1 chromosome 3, ASM2569848v2, whole genome shotgun sequence includes these proteins:
- the LOC108456129 gene encoding uncharacterized protein LOC108456129, with product MPFLIILNPRFSLSYIQPSLCHFILSTISFDSLLLPPSLPIEEIHFADPTLIELPGYRQSPLLQNRVKGNFTNNPPVISNAPPLFFVQVFVPSCPQRPEL from the exons ATGCCTTTTTTGATCATCTTGAATCCGAG ATTCTCTTTATCTTACATCCAGCCTTCACTCTGTCACTTTATTCTTTCAACAATATCCTTCGATAGTCTTCTTCTGCCTCCATCACTGCCGATTGAGGAAATCCATTTTGCAG ATCCAACCTTAATTGAGTTGCCAGGATACAGGCAATCGCCTCTGTTGCAAAATCG CGTCAAAGGTAATTTTACGAACAATCCCCCTGTGATCTCCAACGCTCCCCCTCTATTCTTCGTGCAG GTATTTGTTCCTAGTTGTCCACAAAGACCAGAATTGTAA